The Styela clava chromosome 3, kaStyClav1.hap1.2, whole genome shotgun sequence genome includes the window GGGATTTTGCATTGAACATCTATCTCATCGATGTTCAAAAGCACTCACATGCGCATATGTACTTTTTCCATAATGAAGAGTTTCAAATCTTTCACTAAATGAAACTATAGAAAGACTTTTGCATGtattagtaagttttttggtggtttttgcatgttttagcttgataaatgacaaatactgatcaatgtgTCTGAACAATATGTGTTAAACTGCACTGTTTCCCTATTCTTGGTAccattgtggcccgcaaacaatgcaaaaataattttgtggcccccggagccgacaaccttgaaCGACCCTGTAACTCGACCAATCGATTCGAATTTCCAAATGAAAGAAGTCGtggaaagaaaaaatttttctcttttttgttttttttttgtttaaagttTTCTTCGTCGAGTTTTACGGGCGCGACATTTTacgaagaattttgtcgtttaATTGTGATTGCGTGTAACGAAACGTGGCTAAAGCCCGACCAAGTTGGCGCTCGAACAAATTTATGATCACGAGAACACTTGCTGACtttcgtgtccacatatttgtgCACTTGCTCTCGttcactaattttttttttaagaaaaaataGTACTATATATTTTTCGCTGAAATTGCAGGTATGCGAATGACCTTTTTGCAGCTCGTGTTTTGTGTCAATATACTGGTTATTCATACAAATGAAATATAGTGTACTGGCTGGGAAAGTATGCAATGCAAAACCATCGCTTTTTGTTTCTGATGCAATAAaggaataaaagaaaaaaatgccaATTTCAATATCAGCATGTTTCATTGATCGTGTCTGTTTATATGGTAACTTTACAGTGTGCATGTACTATACATActatttttatgtttgtttgCATTGGTGaatataacagtgaaaaacgtcgaCTGACGTCAATTGTACATATGGTGGCTTGTTTTAACTGGAACACTTATCCAATATTAAAATTAAGATCTCATTTGCATATATTTTAACGAGCTAGTTTTAATAAATGAGGAGTgcctttttgtttttgaaataaaatccaaatttcaaaGTAAAGTCACTCAAAtgtgataaaatttaaaaagcacCAAATAAAGAGAATCTTTGGTATTACAACAGAATGTTGAACGAAGAAACGGACAAAAAATTACCTAAACAATATCGTTTATAAATTCAAGGAATTAAGCAAACGTAACATTTATGTCAACGCTCTCAATCATCAGTTGAGCATCAGTTGAACGGTAAAAAGTACATCAGCGACGAACGATTATCAAATTACGGTTGTGGTCCCTATACCTAAAAAGTattgggagtattttttctaaaGAGTTTTTTTGCTAATGACCTTAGCGAAGCTAGAGTCCAAACATGGACAAagtacgacccgcgggccaaatctaGCCCGTTGGGTAATCTAATCTGGcacgcctgatgctgccacaacccaaccttaaccaaattttgatgttttagctaaaaatagctcaaggaatttgttgagatcgcgttttttttagtttagttttcgcacgaggcatattgttttccacctttgttttgtaacactgtaaatagtGTTCATataatgtaactttttacgtcacaattACATGGCCTGTTagactaggtgggcaaaatttttgggaCCTGGTTAAAagaccttgcccacccctgagcTAGACGCACGacgttattattttaattttgcaaaTGTAAAcgttagtttttcaatattattcttAAAATGATGTCGGTTATATTTCATGTCAACTCgtcatctttcacattgatgCAATGGCGCGTAAAGTAACCATAACGTAAGGAAATTTGTGTCCAAAGATCTGGATACAATAGTCTAATTtcaagataaaattttcaattcgtAAATTCTAGTTAATTAAAAACATATTCTCTAACGGACACCAGTTCGGATAAAGTTGGACACTCAATTAAATTCAACAGTTAATAAGCCATACTGTAACCCGCACATCCGAACGCCATTTTATTTCTGCCTTTAAATCAGTGGTTGGCAAACTTTATATACTTGCGGGCCGAATATTCACTTTTCCCGCAGTGTGCATAGTTTCCGCATTAGTTTCCGCCTATAAACAATCGCCACATTCAACTTTAAATTATGGTGCACTCGCACCAACTATTGCTGTGCTAAAAGTCTGCCACAATGAGACGTGTAAGTGgcctttttatatatattatcaaacaatatattgtttttatttactcattaacaatgtgaaggatgatgttgtTTCTGTGTCCTAGCCGAAGCGGCAACTTCGTTGCCCCGCAGCACTTCATGgcgatctgacaagcgagtaagAAATTTATTCTTAGTGTAATGCATTTCAGATGCTCACATCAATATGTGCTTCCGAAGTGCAGATCACACGTTTTGCACTGTCACACAGATGAGCAGTGGCTCGTCTCGGGGATCGTATTTGCAATGACGCGTTTAAAACGTTAAATCTCTCAATTACTGCGTAGCTGTCCTGGCATATTAAGCTAACTGGTTTTAAAATGCGCAAAAAACAACATATTCTACCCTCGTCGCAAACTTCCTCCGTTTCCCAGATTAAAAATCAGAAATAAACTTAACTTATAATTACAACTAACAATGAGGCGTTCATCAAGTAATCGAGTTCCAACTGACGctacttattacaaaacaagcgaCGTACAATTATGTGGACACAATAAATTTAGGATAAATGTATTTAAAgttgttcgagggccgcaaaaaATGAGTTTGCGGGGCACATTTGGCCGCGGGCCTCAGTTTTCCTACCCCTGCTTTAGATCAAGGATTAATTGACAGTATTTACGTACTAAATTAAAATCGTTATCAAATTGACTTCACGATTATTCGGATAGTCCTTGGGATGGGCATTGAAAAACATATGGTTAAATCACGTCAGTTTTCGTTCTATTAGTAAAATAACCTTTTTATTTTAGACTTCTACACTTCACAGTTATAACATTATCTCCAGTCGTGAAATGACTTTTGACATGACTTCCACGGTTCTAATCAAAGTAGAATAAAAATGCAATAAACCTATTTCAGTAATTTGATAGAATTTCCCAGTAACTATCGCGCTATAAACTAGTACAACAACACAGATTGTAGATGCATCTCTACTTGGTTTGAAACAAACGAGAATAATAACACTGAAATTCAACCAAATTGACAACATTTTTGTGCATTTATTTGCATTTgtgagtttatttatttattagaacACTAACTATTCTTTTATAATGTAATCGAATAATGTTTAAATTAGCATATACATATGGCGGAAACAAGCCGATGACGCAAATCAAAATCTCTATATATATGGACAGAATTCGATAGACGATTATTTCACCAATTGGTAGTTTAAGTCGCTTGAAGACAAGAAACTGCAAAAACGGTAAAAATTGTTTCTTAACGCTAGCGAAGAGAATCtttcaaattataattttgttaaattataatttttttaaaaatctttGTAAGATATTGTAAGATATGTATGCGTAATTTATCggtttttattacaaattttaatgatTAAAGTTTCGCTATAGAagtttattgaataaatatattttaattcatgaCAATAATACAATTGATTCTGAGTTCCACTTTCCTGAGTACCTTTCCTGTAATCTCATGATATATAATTGAGTTTATTGAATAAAACTTTTTGATCTGTTGGCAATAACAGTGGTACATAGATTAGAtatgattataaaataaaattaaaaatgttcgTTATTTTATTCACAGATGAACAAAGCTCTCGCCCTTCTTCTCCTGGTTGGGGTTGCAATGATTCTGGAGTCTGAAGCTCTAAGAATTATCAAGTGAGTGATTTTCGTACGTTTCCAACTTTTTGATATGAATTGAACAACCGATATAGTTCGATTAAGAGTTGTTATCCAATTGAAATTCAAGAAATTACCCAAAAAATTATCATGTCATTCACGAAAAGAATATTTCTTCAAGCTTATGTATCAAGAAATTTCAaactatatgtttaatttttttaagatCACCTTGATAAACTATTTGGTGCATTGATTGTTTGAATCTTTTTACAGGCCCCATCCTCCTATACTGAGACGCAGATTTTTCCGTCGCCGCATCATTGTTCCTTGGAGACGCCGAATTTTCAGGAGAAGGTTTTTCAGAAGGAGGATTTTTAGAGGACGAGTTTACGACGAACGCCCTATCGATGACGAGGAAGGCGACCAATTCGAAGACACAAATAACTTCGAGGATATCATGGACAATCCCGAAGTGTTTAATCACGACATTGATGAACAAGGTAATGCTATCgcaatattatttgataaatcaAGATCACTTGACTTTTTTTGATTCTATGTGCATTCGACTCTAAAAAATCCGGTCAGTCGTGTGCGAATGTGTGTTAAATTAattctaaaatcaaaattacttCGACTTTCCTTGATTCTATGTGTATTCGACTCTAAAAAAACGGGTCAGTCGTGTGCGAATATGTTTTAAATTAATTCtaacaaatttatttgttttcagatgttGCTGATCTTTTCCAGTAAAAGCGTCAAGGCCAAAGTACAACGAAGAtaacatttcataaaaatttgattatattgaaatgggcattaaataaaattgatcataTACGCATAGTTGAATAATTATATTGGAAGGCACGATGTTGTATCGACGCTTTTGGGGTCGGTTTGTGTGTAGGTGGAATATTAAATTGGATTAAGTTGGTGCAGATTGAGCATTATAACCTTAACggaacaaattacaaaaaaatgtttacttCGCTTTATAGATTAAGTCCGTTTTCTGACTAACTAAaatgaattcttaaaaaaatCGTTGCGGATTCGTATCGGAAAAACGATATTCAGCAAAAGTATTcagcaaaattaatatatgctTATTTAtacagaaaatttaaatttaaaagctgtggttcgccatatgtttaTATGAGTTTCGGTATAAACAGTTTGTTTTAACTCCGGAAAAGTTTCAAAACAAACACACCCGTTAATCTTGTATCTAAATTCCAAACGAATGGACAATTTGCCATGCAATTTT containing:
- the LOC120342025 gene encoding uncharacterized protein LOC120342025, translating into MNKALALLLLVGVAMILESEALRIIKPHPPILRRRFFRRRIIVPWRRRIFRRRFFRRRIFRGRVYDERPIDDEEGDQFEDTNNFEDIMDNPEVFNHDIDEQDVADLFQ